Genomic DNA from Salvia miltiorrhiza cultivar Shanhuang (shh) chromosome 1, IMPLAD_Smil_shh, whole genome shotgun sequence:
NNNNNNNNNNNNNNNNNNNNNNNNNNNNNNNNNNNNNNNNNNNNNNNNNNNNNNNNNNNNNNNNNNNNNNNNNNNNNNNNNNNNNNNNNNNNNNNNNNNNNNNNNNNNNNNNNNNNNNNNNNNNNNNNNNNNNNNNNNNNNNNNNNNNNNNNNNNNNNNNNNNNNNNNNNNNNNNNNNNNNNNNNNNNNNNNNNNNNNNNNNNNNNNNNNNNNNNNNNNNNNNNNNNNNNNNNNNNNNNNNNNNNNNNNNNNNNNNNNNNNNNNNNNNNNNNNNNNNNNNNNNNNNNNNNNNNNNNNNNNNNNNNNNNNNNNNNNNNNNNNNNNNNNNNNNNNNNNNNNNNNNNNNNNNNNNNNNNNNNNNNNNNNNNNNNNNNNNNNNNNNNNNNNNNNNNNNNNNNNNNNNNNNNNNNNNNNNNNNNNNNNNNNNNNNNNNNNNNNNNNNNATGAAAACTACCTACATGTTGAAATCCTCTGGTTACATATTTATTGCTGAAATCTGATTTCCTTCACTCATCAGGTCGCAGTTGCGTTTACATGTTCTTGGCTCATTCCGGAATCCAATCTCCGTCATGAACGCCATCGGATGCGGGGTGACACTCGTCGGGTGACCTTCTACGGGTACGTGAGGCAGATGCTCTCAAACCAAGCCCCAGGGCCCCCTGCCACGCCTCGTACACCACGGAGCAAAACGGAGCTGCTCCGTTGGTCAGTGACAAATTGGACGACAAAGTATGACTCTTGCTCATCATTGCCCCTCCCATTTTAAcagatattatatatatattatacacaCATATTACAGCCTTATTATTTTAACCAATGCTGATCGATGAATATTTATTCTTGTATGAAACGGCTAATGTAAGAGAACCAGATATCTAATAGCACACATGTTTTTTGGTAATGAGAAGAGCCTATTTGTTTTTGCGTTTTATATGAAATTGTCATTAATGACATAGATGCTTCTTGCAAAGATGCATATGTAGATGATTTTATAGGTCTAAGATTATAGACATGAAGTGGAGAATTGGTTTTTCAAGATTATTTTTGTAGTGAATAATAGTATAAATAGTTCTTAAGCCAAGAGCGCCAAAAGTCTTGTGCATCTGTTGTGCTGAATGAGTAACTCACTGACTCCATTGCTCGCTTTTTCCACATCAATTGTTAGGCATTATTCCAAATGGTTGATGCATTTCTTCTCCACAAATTCATCTTGCAACTGCTCCTCACAAACAAGCTCACATTTTGCAACAGAACATcaatatttctctctctctctctcctccctctctctcctctctcgtcATCCTCTCTCCTCCTCGTCTCTCgtcgctctctctctcactttggAGTGTGGAGTATACTGACCCAGTTGAGGAATGGGGAGGGGTGCTTCTGTCCCAAGACAAGAACAGAGACCTCAAGCTTCTTCACTTGGCTCATCACTGTCTCCATCTTTGGTCCTTGAATGGCTAGTGCTTCTACTTCAACCTTCAGTCCCCATCAACTTACATCTCATTCACACATTTtcaatgcaaaaatataagaaaaaaaaatactagaaaGAGAATCCATCATCACTAACTTTTTCACACACTTGACAGATGCACTAATAAACAAACATAGTTGGCTGCTAAAAAACactcaagaaaacaaacaaatgTGCAGATTacagagacagagagagaagGGAAAAGAACCAAATTAATCAAGAAGCCTAAAACCTCAAGAGAAGCAAATGAAGAAAGGGATTTTGCATAAATGAAAGAAAGAGAAGTTGGAAACCTGAGGCTTGCAAGCGTTGCAGAGAGAAGCGAGTGAGGAAGCAAGGTGAGAAGAGGAAGCAGAGTGAGAGGAGGAAGAAACAATGTGAAGAAGAGTGAGAATGTCAGCCTTGTTAGTGACATGAGTGAGAGCCCACATCATCGCATGCTTGGAATGTGAGGACTgatccaccaccaccatcactctcttcttcatcatcatctcACCATACATCCCCTCCACCTGCttccaccccccacccccacccccacccccaccccacctcTTTGATGCTGATTTCCAACCTTCCTTGCTGCTTAGCTGCCTGAGAAATGAATCTGAcctctccatctctctctctctcacttcaccACCTCAACTCTGCTACTTTCTTTAACTATATATAGGTCAATGCATGAAGTAGTACTATGCTCTCacactgtgtgtgtgtgtgtgtgtgtgtgtttggtgaGAGAGGAAAGGGACAATATGGGGAGCAAGAGATGGGAGGGGGTGATGGTATTATTTAAAGTGTTATGTTTATTTGATTAAGGTCACAATAAACTATTGCTGCTTGTGGCCTCACACTATGTGGCAGGAAATAGTAAACAAATTCAATGAAGAAGTCAGGTTTTtggtggattattttattaccaactTTAATgctctttctattttttgtcaaattctctttctttctttattcTTTTGTGGAATTTCCAGTTGTATTGTACCATTGGCTGGATGGTGGATAAAAtggtttttttttcctcttcttttCTTACCTAGTTAGTTAAACAATTTAACCTTTTCCTACTTTCTAATAAAATTGCAATTTATATAGTTAAAcaatttaacttttttttttatatatatcagGAAAATGCAGATCTTAATGCTGGGTATATTAGAATATTCTGGATCAGTGTGATAAAAATTTATCCTGACATACCAtcgtatgaattttttttttatattaatccGAATCTTATGTCTAGATCATCTACTATAATTTTAATGCTACATTTCAGTTCCCATTTCTAAGTTACTATCTTACcggtgctttttttttttcttcctggTAAATTACTTGGATAGATAATATGAATAAACTCATTATGTGTGTATATTTGTATGCAAGAAAAATGGAGACAAATAAGCCCCTTGGAGAACTGTGCGTATAAAGTCCAGTGTTCCCATTTTCAAGTAAAAttaataatgtatgaatttattATCTTTGCATCACATATTTTTAACGACACTACTAATTATGAAATGGAATGTGAATatagtaataatattaataattgaaTAGTGAGCATAAAAAGGTGGACAATGAGAATCATGATTTATGGTAATTTTGCCTTATCATAGTTtccatttacggtatttctttctGACCAAAATTTACCACTGCCCTAATTATTTCACCTCTTCATATTTTGGGCAAAACTTTTAACCCTCACCTTAACTTTCACGTCGACTACTTCGGGTAAAGAAAGGctataaattcaaatataaaatatatcaatctTCGTAATTTATGTACAAGTATTAACTATGAGTTGATCtcatctaaaaataaataaagaggaGTTTATAACACTAAGATATTCAAGAAAGATTGAGCAACGAAACTAGATTTGGTACATTTGCATAAATGAatgataaaataaacaaatatttggGGCCAACTCAAATGCTATCGAGCTATATTATTCCTCTCTTACTAAAGATGATATGAATTAGGTGAAATTCAATGTAGACATAAGTATTGATTAACATTTATGAtaccaaaatataaatataataacaaaCGACATTGCATGAAATTTTTACTAACTTAATTTATGTTCGTACTTGACATGGATATTAAAGAACACTATAACTTTACACAATCACTCGATCCTTAATATGAGAGATACATATAACATGAGTCTCCAAGATATGCATAAATTCTTAATTCCTTTCAAATTCGAATTCTATTAACGTTTCTATAAATCTGAACCAGTCGCATCTGATTTACAAACAGTGAGTTTAtcacatgaaaaaaaaatagtaaaatcacataggaaaatgaaaaaaaattgaaatatatttttattgaaatgtgATTGGAGAAAATGAATATTGAAATGCGAAACATGGGGCCCACTTTGGAGTTTTCACGTCAGAGAAGGAAGGAAAGTCTTTCAGCAAAATAATTGCTCCCGTTTAATTCGCCGGTCATTCTGTCATCCACTCATTTACTATTTTGACCTTCAATtatcattttcatttatttatatttttatcattttttttagttcAAGATTTATATTTTTGTCACGAGCTaagaataatactccctccgtccaccaattaaaggcctaggggaaaaaacacgggttttaagaaaaagtgtatttttattagttgagtggagaaagggtcccactttttaagaaaaagtgtatttttattagttgagtggagaaatggtcccacttttttgtaaagaatctttgacttttttgattaaataatgaataaaaacttgccaaaaataggtaggccttgtttttgtggacgtccaaaaaaggcaagtaggccttgaattggtggacggagggagtaatccAGAATGagagaattaaaattttcactaataataataacgacaAAACACGAGTATTTTCTTCAAAAATGATATTTAGGGCTACACATTTTCGCGGGATTGGGTTTGTGGAGTATTAATTACTTGTTAGAACTTGTTTAGCCCAAATAATTTAgcacaaaaacttgggtacaaATAATCGGGTTGATTCGCACTCTGAATAGCGTTATTTATAAAGTTCGGATCAGGATACGAGTTCGGATCAGAGTGCGAATTAGGGTCTAAATAAAGGcgcaacccgattgtacggtacacccagttGTACCCAAAACCAcctcataatttaaatatcaaaCTACCGTTCATTCTTCAATTATACATGAACTGTTAATTTTTACTAATTAGTACCAAATTCTAGAAAACTAAGCAAATTTATCACCGTAAAATTTTCTATTGACGAAAGCTTATTACAATTATTGCAAATTTGAGGTGAAAATACATGTGacataaattcaattttttattttttaagaaaaaattcaGCCTTAAAACGCGATAAAAATTCAGCCTTAAAACGCGATATTGTTATGAACTTACACGAtaataaaagttaatttttATCCATGTATTTCCACATTGAGACATGTCAAATTCACAAGGATTCTACATACTTCCAGGTACACAATTTTGTCTCAGAATAGATTTGCATAATTTCGTATAATTTGTTATTAATCAATCAAATTCGATAGgttaaaacataattaataaattaaaagtgtgATAGTTAGGACATATTGAATTATTTAGCCTTTTTTGTTCATGTTAGATCGAGGATTTGAGGAATCACACACAGATATATGGGATATGcattaaaaatcattaaaatataGGTCAATGCATCTCCTAGAAGTTAAAACCATGGCACAAATTCAATCAAAGTTACACTGCAATTTATAATACCAAGAAACAACATATTAAATAgatgattaaataaaattacaaagcAAATGGAGAAACAAGATTTGAGTTTGCATGTTGGCCTTAGTGCTGTGaacaagtgtgtgtgtgtgtgtgtttgaacACATAGTCAAAGTTGATTGTGTTGGTAAACTAAAAAACCAACTGCCAATAATTCTTGAATCCAAGAGTTTATCTTGTAAGAAAACCCACATTATTCAATATTTCTAATAAAGCCCCACCAAACAGTGATGTTTTCAGACACAGTTTCATTTCCTTGGGAATATCATTTACTGAAGCCAGAAATATTCAGAGCTTAAaacattaatataatatttccCCAACTATAATTGGTCTTAACTTTGAAATTTCTGAATCTGAACGTTGAGTTGCATGTAAAGACGAATTAGTGTTCAGCACCGACTCCCATGCACCCAGACTAGTAACaaacatttaatttattatattaataatagtACAATGTATTTATATAGGGGATTAATATGCAATGAGGCCTAGCTCAAAGTTAAGACACACAATGACTCTTATTTGTAAAAAGTTTTGAATTCAATCTCGTCTGTGCAAAATTATTTTCTCATTCTTGTGTGAAAAAACCACACAATAATATAGTGGACTAATACTTCATGCACATAGAGCAGtgtaatgatttttatttttattttgaggtTAGAGCAATGTCACAATTGAAGACTGTCCttttgaaatgaatttaaaatttgcATCCAAATACTTAGTTTTACAATTTTTCATGCTTCAAATTGTGAAATCTACAAAACATACACGGTGTATAAGACTATTTTCTGAAACGAATATTATGAGCAGCTTCATATGGTGATTAGTTGTTACATTTTTTGACTCCACATTATGGAATATCAAAATATATGGATATTCTCCAATAGAGAAAGGATGACTATTAGTGAAGATTGAGAAgtcataatattaaaatattttaatatccAAGTGTAACACTAATTCCAAAAACAAAAGTCATGAGATACACCGATGTGCCTACTCTTGGACTTATTAATACAATGCATAACACAAAATTTGATCATTTAAAGTAATACCCAATATCAGTTAAACATAAGAATGATCATGGACTAGAACAAGAAAGATCTTGAAGCATATTGAATaaatgacttttatttttaattgaacaCGAATTGAAGAATtacatcaaaataaaatttataccTTTTAAAATGCTACACCTTTACCTAATGTTCCAACTCAAGAAGACAAAAAAACTTTACCTAAAATTAGCACTCTTGTGGTTCAGAAAATCAATGAACCTCCTCCAACAAGCCATGGCTACAGCATAATTGTGAAAAGAGTAAATAATCATAGAAATCAGCATACTAATCAAAAAAAATTGCCTACGATTTGTTATCTGAGACTTCCATCACCAGGAGGACAAGGAACTTTTCCGTAGCTAGTACGTCGATCCAGCAACAATATTTCCTCTGGTGACATTGCTAACGAACCAGAGCTCAAATAATTCTGAGGGCCACGAGCTCTGTGGAGAATCAAGATGATGTTACTAGCATATCAATATATTTTCAAGCATTGCAGGAGATATCTTGACGGAGAGCTCATACCTTCTTCGCTTTCTATTATTGTCGACACAGTTGGACAAACGAGAGGTTTCATATCTTGAAATCTGGCTCAATGTTGAGATGTATTCATGAGATGCACAACCCTTAGCAGCTAGGTATGATCTTGGGGGAATTACAGTCTGAAGTATATCGTCAAGGGCTGAGTCTGATTCACTGCTtctcaaaagaaaaaagtttGGAACTAGTTGCATCATGGAATACTGGTAGCACTAGCAAAAAGGGATTGGGGTGTATTTCACCAAGAATAGATATCTTATGCTAACAACTAGTTTGGTTATTTACTTTCATTGTGCTATCTAAAGAAGGAAAACAACAGAATAAGTGAATGAGATTGGAAATCCTGCGGGTTTAATCTcatacctttttaaaatattggaGCTTTTGGTCGTTTCTGTACTGGATCTGTAGGCCTTTCTCCTGCCCTGGCTAGCCAGTTTGCCTAATGCAACTGAATTTGCTGAAGACGACAACATCTCTGAGGCCAGATCCAAATTGTTCTGGCACCCCATTATTGACTGTAACGAAGCAATTTCTTTAGCGTAGTAGCACATTCCATGCTGAGCTAGAGTTGATGACATCTCCAATTGATTATCGTAATAACTATAGGAATGTGTTTTTTCACTTGGAATCATTGATGAGCACAGCGAATCCTGTGGAAGATAAACCTATATTTCAATATGCACATCTGAATAGTATAGAGAAAGACACATCCAAATGGATAGTATACTTACACATAATAACGTCTGGCAATCTTTAAGTAATAAATCAGCGTCTGAGATCAAATTACTTATTCCATGTGAAGATATTAAAACTTGACAGGCCATTCTCTCTTCTGCAGTGACGTACATTTTGAAATCCTTGGACTGATTTTGAAGGCTTTTCCATGTTTCTTTCACAATATCAATTGGCTGATCAGCTACTGCACAGTCTAGAGATTTCAATTTCCTCACTATATCCACTCGACTACATTCATCAAACAGTTGAAACCCTCTAGGAACATCTGACTCGGATTTTAAAAGAGAATCCCCAACCTCCTCTTGACAGCCAGAAGCTGTAACAGCATCAAAATCATTCCCTACCATTTCCAGGTCACTCTGCAATATATCCAAAGATTTAGACAACTGGGAACCAGCAGCAGTTTCGAGGAAGGGTATTGAATCTTGGTTTGGGAATGTCCAATTCGATTCTACTCCATTGAAAAAATTACCATAAGTTACTGTTGTAGAAAACAATTCCGTTTCCTGGATAATCTCCGTCTCAGGGACAAAAGTCGATTCTGGCATAAATGACATGTCATGTAATCTGCATGTATCCTCCACAAGGGAATTATCAACAATCTCTGGAAGCTGAGAACAACTTTCTTCCAACTTGTTGACTTTGAATTGAAAGACTGGCTCGGCTGGGGGAGGATGTATTTCAGTAGATAGACATTGAAAAGTATTTTTCATCTCATGTACTTCACCAGCTGAAGCAAGGGGAATGCTTCCACATGCAAACTCATCTTCAGAATCTGAGGAAAGGATCGTATTGACCCTTCTCCGGCTATTTTTCTGAGCAAATGCAACTGGAGAGCAACAGATATCAAAAAGGTCTGGATCAACCTCAAATGGTGTACATTCTGCATCACCAAGTGACTGCAAGCTTAACATCGTTGCCTTTTTCACCTCAATAGGGTCTTGTTCAATTTTCTGCATACACATATCTTCGGAGCTATAATAGTTTAGTTCATCAACCTTAATTTGACCCATCACACTTTTGGTTTCTTCCATCAAAGCCAAAGACCTAACAACCTCCACTGCCACAAGCTCAGAGAGCTGTGAAGGACAACCCCAGTGGATTATTTTTGGTAATATGTGATGTCCAGCATCAAGGTCAAATGGAACTGGCCAATATGTCGTTGGCTGTTCATTCCCtggataaataaaataaaaaccttCAGAATggggggaaaaaaaaagaacaagagAGATGAGTCAAACACAAATAGttgcaaaatgaaaaataaagcaATTTTCAACATACCAGTGCACTCTGCACGTGTAACAATCCAAGACATTAAAAGATTGGGAAAATATGGTTCTTGTGGAGAAATATTAAAGGTCAACATGGAATGTTAAAttgaattttcatatatatgatagaaatatgaatttctGATATTTTATATTACTTTAATATGAATTTTCATATACTATGTGACAAGAGAAATATGAATTTCTGATATTTTATTACTTTAATATGAAATCAAATGGGCCTCATGTACAGAATACATCCTTTTCTTGACTTTATAGAGGAAAATGATTTTTGGTTAAGCTGGAAAGTGATCCACAAAGTGTCTAAAAGTATAGTAGAAGATATGACATAGTTATAACATACCTATAAATACAGCGATTACAGATAGATCAGTTTCAACAAAGTGAGAATATGGAGTCttcatttatcatttttgtTTCCTAGTAGCATATACACTTTCTATATCCCTTTCTTTCAGCCAGAGGTAACATTATTGCTAAGAATAAACAAGCAGAAACTAGTTGATGAAGCTTGCCTGTCCTAAGAGTTTGACCCTGACACCAGAACTGGAGTAGCAGTATAGTTCTGCGGATGTCTCCTCGACAATGATCGACAAATCTTTGAAGCAAgtaaggatgaattttagctcTTTCTGCAGTGCAAATCTAAAATGGCAGCACAATGCTGTGTCAATGAGAGATAAACAAAACAGGACTGG
This window encodes:
- the LOC131003854 gene encoding uncharacterized protein LOC131003854, with the protein product MERSDSFLRQLSSKEGWKSASKRWGGGGGGGGGWKQVEGMYGEMMMKKRVMVVVDQSSHSKHAMMWALTHVTNKADILTLLHIVSSSSHSASSSHLASSLASLCNACKPQVEVEALAIQGPKMETVMSQVKKLEVSVLVLGQKHPSPFLNWLQDEFVEKKCINHLE
- the LOC131007115 gene encoding uncharacterized protein LOC131007115 isoform X1, coding for MQCSDDEVIELIHLPDEDLRDVYSSPKKSVYKRTVNCQNEVKTLILFEDVDATICEDHGFITTIQQLAVTAKRPMILTSNSGNPALPKSLDKLEISFSLPSLDELLGLSNMICTAERAKIHPYLLQRFVDHCRGDIRRTILLLQFWCQGQTLRTGNEQPTTYWPVPFDLDAGHHILPKIIHWGCPSQLSELVAVEVVRSLALMEETKSVMGQIKVDELNYYSSEDMCMQKIEQDPIEVKKATMLSLQSLGDAECTPFEVDPDLFDICCSPVAFAQKNSRRRVNTILSSDSEDEFACGSIPLASAGEVHEMKNTFQCLSTEIHPPPAEPVFQFKVNKLEESCSQLPEIVDNSLVEDTCRLHDMSFMPESTFVPETEIIQETELFSTTVTYGNFFNGVESNWTFPNQDSIPFLETAAGSQLSKSLDILQSDLEMVGNDFDAVTASGCQEEVGDSLLKSESDVPRGFQLFDECSRVDIVRKLKSLDCAVADQPIDIVKETWKSLQNQSKDFKMYVTAEERMACQVLISSHGISNLISDADLLLKDCQTLLCDSLCSSMIPSEKTHSYSYYDNQLEMSSTLAQHGMCYYAKEIASLQSIMGCQNNLDLASEMLSSSANSVALGKLASQGRRKAYRSSTETTKSSNILKSSESDSALDDILQTVIPPRSYLAAKGCASHEYISTLSQISRYETSRLSNCVDNNRKRRRARGPQNYLSSGSLAMSPEEILLLDRRTSYGKVPCPPGDGSLR
- the LOC131007115 gene encoding uncharacterized protein LOC131007115 isoform X2, producing MQCSDDEVIELIHLPDEDLRDVYSSPKKSVYKRTVNCQNEVKTLILFEDVDATICEDHGFITTIQQLAVTAKRPMILTSNSGNPALPKSLDKLEISFSLPSLDELLGLSNMICTAERAKIHPYLLQRFVDHCRGDIRRTILLLQFWCQGQTLRTGNEQPTTYWPVPFDLDAGHHILPKIIHWGCPSQLSELVAVEVVRSLALMEETKSVMGQIKVDELNYYSSEDMCMQKIEQDPIEVKKATMLSLQSLGDAECTPFEVDPDLFDICCSPVAFAQKNSRRRVNTILSSDSEDEFACGSIPLASAGEVHEMKNTFQCLSTEIHPPPAEPVFQFKVNKLEESCSQLPEIVDNSLVEDTCRLHDMSFMPESTFVPETEIIQETELFSTTVTYGNFFNGVESNWTFPNQDSIPFLETAAGSQLSKSLDILQSDLEMVGNDFDAVTASGCQEEVGDSLLKSESDVPRGFQLFDECSRVDIVRKLKSLDCAVADQPIDIVKETWKSLQNQSKDFKMYVTAEERMACQVLISSHGISNLISDADLLLKDCQTLLCDSLCSSMIPSEKTHSYSYYDNQLEMSSTLAQHGMCYYAKEIASLQSIMGCQNNLDLASEMLSSSANSVALGKLASQGRRKAYRSSTETTKSSNILKSESDSALDDILQTVIPPRSYLAAKGCASHEYISTLSQISRYETSRLSNCVDNNRKRRRARGPQNYLSSGSLAMSPEEILLLDRRTSYGKVPCPPGDGSLR